The following DNA comes from Camelus dromedarius isolate mCamDro1 chromosome 29, mCamDro1.pat, whole genome shotgun sequence.
cttcTGTAAGGAAGAGACTCACGTACACACTTCCCCCTCGGCCACCCcgtccccaccccactgcctcgTCAGCGCCAGGCCCAGAGCTGCTAAGTCGAATGAGGCCTTGTGGGCTGGACAGAAGTGAGACTGGCAAGGAGCCCCGAAGTTTGCACAAGCCCCCAGcttttgcttctgcttcctcttcctttcaTGGGATGTGAGCAGAGTTTACCCTCAAGTCTACCCTGAGGAGGACAACAGAACAAACAAAGAGGGTAGTTTTGCTATAAGTTCAAGTCCCGTGAGTGTTCTTCTACAGCCATGTGCATGCCTGGGActtctgttccctccccaggcccagctACCTGCCCACCCCGCTCCATGTTCAGCTTCTTGggacccagggcctggggctcccgGGGCAAAGGACCCTGACAGTATAGCTGGTGACAGGGGCAGGAAGAGAAGCCAGAGCCAGATCCCACAGGACTTGAAAGCCAGACCAAGGAGTGAGCTGGTCCTCTGCTGCTCTGCTAGGTCCTGCCCCGGCCCAACCCCAGCGCTGTGCCTCCTGCCTGCCAAAGATCCTGGTGCTTCAGGTTTTAGGCTCAGCTCGCTCAGAGCTGCTCCCCGAGGGTGGGAACTTGTGCTCCCTACTATATCCCCGCAACCGTAAACGGTACCCAGCACCTGGCAGGTACCCACTAAACGTGTGTTGAGCCAGTGATTCACTTGCAGAACTGGAGGCCATAGCCGCAGTCTCCTGGTGATTCAAAGCCAAAGGTCAAACTTTCTCCCGAGCAGAAGCCCGGGGGCACTGTGGGGCCTGTGTCAGGGAACAGGCCCCAATACCTACTAGGCCCTCAAAAATAGTCATCAGAGTAATCGATCACAGAGTGCTTGGTGACATCCCAAGGCTGGGCTGGCAGAAGCCCTAGAGCATTCCTGCGTCTTCAGTTGGTTTTTGAGATGTCCTGATTGTGGGAGTGAGGCAAAGGATAGCCAGGTGGTCACCAGGTCCTATTGGTTCTTCCTTCCAAATGGCTCCTGTCCTGCCAGCCCCAAGCCAAACCAGGCCTCAAGTGCCTTCCACCCGAACTCTGCCCCACTGTCTGTGTTCCAGGGACACTGGCCACCCTAAGCTCCCCGACCTCCCCTGCTCCCAGATCAGGAATACATGAAGGGGTCCCAGTGAGATGAGAGGAGCGTTTAGAGCAGCGTGGAGAGGAGGTGCTGTCATGTCTTGGGGAAGGGACCCTGGAAGACAGGCAGGTAAGCCAAGGATTAACCCACCCTCAAGATTCCAAGAAGCCtcttgtgcccattttatagGTCAGAAAATTGAGACACTGAGGGGTCAggtgacttgtccagggtcacacagcaagtcactCATTAATGCACTTGACAAGCTCATGTCAGTATTTACAGAAACTGTAGTACAGCAGTAGATGAAGCAACAGTGAGAGCTCTGGGGGACTGGGTCCCTGCCTGAGTTGGGAAGGCCTCCTGCTGGGCCCCCTGGGATAAGACTTCGGTCCCTCCCCAGGGGCTGGCCTGGCCTCAGGCCTGGGAGGGGGTGATACCGAGCCCTGGGAAATAGGGCAGCCCTGGGCCTCTGGTGTCACCAGCacagtcccctccccctctctccactctactccttcccctccccctccccggctTTTGTTTCTTGGTCTCCACagcctgcctctctctttctctctctctctctctcccccctctctctttcctcccccgctctgtcactttctctctctcccccccaccccttctctgcTGTGGCCTCCCTTCCCCCTACTCCCAGTGCAAGTCTTTAAACTACAATCAGACAGCAATTCTGTTTCCTCTATTTCCCTGCCTTTgccatttcctctctctccaccccgGGGACTGAGGGTGTCCTGGAGGCGGCCGAGCTGCATCTGCTCCAGCTCTGATGGCCCCTCATCTCATAGCCCAGTCTGTGCAGAGCCCGGGGCAGTCTCCCCTTTTTCTTGGACACTGTAGAGAGATTTTGTTCCGTGCTCTCTGATGGGAAAGAGGCCTTGCCCTGAGAAAGGAGGTGCCACAAGGGGGCCCAGGCCGATGACAAAAAGGGCCTTGAGGTGTGGGGCCCGTCCTGGCACCCAGATGGGGTGCACATGGCAGgctctcctcctgccctgggcaGCCCATTCCAGACATAAAACAGGAGGGTTGTGGCCTGTGAGGACGAGCTGGTCGGGGGTGCCAAAAAGATGTCctaggaggaggaggaataatGACACTGGGCTTGCAGAGCCCCCGGCTTCCCACTGGCCATCCCTGTGCATGATAGATGAACACGCTTTCAAAACACAGGTGAATTAGATCCCGTCTGTCTTCTTTCTCTGGGGCTGTGTCTCAACAGAGCCCCTCCTACACAcgtacgtgtacacacacatacactgtcTGGCTGCCCCAGTGAACACTCAACCCCATGAGCctcttaaatgcatatttacaGGGTGATGTGTGTCTGGTCAACCAAGTGTCCATCCAGTAAAAGAAAGCAGGGGCCTGACTGGCCAGACGGGCAGATGGGTTGATGGAGGCTTCCAGGAAAAAGCGCATTCTGATTGGAGACCCAAGAAGGGGCTTTGCCCTCGAGGGACACCCCAGTTCCCCAGTCTGGCCAGAGTTTTGGAACAGGTAGACAGGAACAGATCTGAGGCTTCACGTAGCAGTTTGCCCGGGGCCTGTCCATGCATTCCTGGGGCTCTTGGGAACCTGACGGGGGCAGGGCAGCACCTGGGAGCTGAGGACACTGGGCTCAGAGTCATGATGTGACCTCCTAGGTTgcaaagatggtggagtaaaGCTGCAGATATGGAGCCCAAATGGGGTTGGGCTGTGGGGCTGGACAGGCCCAGGTGcagacccagctctgccctcactgACAGGGCACTCTTGAGCTTGCTACTTATGCCCCTGATTCCTGGGCTGTAGAGTGTGCCACAGctacccccaccccagtgccACCGCCGGGCTTGTTTCTAGGATTAAATGGCTCTCCTGGGACCTGATGAGCACTGTCATGGGAAGCTAGCTCTTCTGCCCAAGTCTGTGGTTAGTCATTGGCACCTCTGCGTCCCCTCACTTGAGAACAAACCCCTCGAAAGCAAGGACAGTGAGCAGGTCCCCGTTGACACCCAGGCACAGCTTCAGTCCTCTTGCCCTAAAGTCAAACCTCGTGCCTGTTCCTATAGGAGAGGGACACCTGGTGGTCAAGGGCAGGTTTGCCTTGTACCTGCGGTCCTGATGTGAGCCTATGGAGTGGCTCCTATCACTCTTAGAAGGTCCCCCCTAACAGGGATGGAATATTACACGATTACCCTCCCTGTAGGGACCACACCAGACCTGTGCTCCAGCTCCTGCAGACAGCCGCTGGCTGACTTTTTCACCCTCTCATCTGCCAGTAAAGCAATATTAAGGGTTTCTTTGCTTCTGTTCCCTTCAGGTGCCAGAAGAGGGGTGGTGCTAGCACTGGGGCCAGGAGAAGAGCACGGGGGAGGGAACTAACATTTCCACTGCGGTCCTTGTCCCATCTCCTCACTACCCCAGGAGTCAGGCACCACTTCCTGCTCTGCagagatgaaactgaggctcaggatgagACAGGATGTGCCTGAGCCAGGAAAGGGCATAGCGCAGGTTTGGATTCAGAATCTGGGGCCAAGTCCCGGCACAGGCTTCGCTATtgaggcccagcccctcccctccactgcccTGCCTTTGGGGAAGTCTAGAAAAAGTGCTGAGCTGCCTATTTTCTCAAGCCCACAGCAGACACGAGGGCAGCCGCTGGGTGCCGCTGCCGTGGGGGGCAGTGATGCTCCCCCCTCCACCGGGGGCTGCAGTGGGCACAGTGGCCTCCTCTGGACACCATGGGGGCAGGGACCTTCCTCATCCATCCTTCATCTCCAAGCACAGGGCCTGACCCATCACGGGGATTTAGCAGATATTTGTTGCACTAATCAGTGAATGAGTTCTCAGTCTCTGGAGATTGTCACAGAATTACCCACACCTTTGCTGAATTTGGGGCCCCAGAATGGAGAAATCTCTTAGCTCTGTGGTTTTCATTAGAAAAGGCTACTTACAGAGATTTGGGCAGATTAAATAATAGTGGTCCTTTTCATTTGGTGAGGGCTTTATAATGAATTAAGCCCCTTCATCTAACCTGTGACCACTGGGCTCTCACAACCCTTCCATGGGAAGGTGTTTCCATCCCCATTTTTGGTTGGGGAAACTAAGATGCGGAAGTGATTCTGAACTGACTTTGCTTAGTCACTTGTatgtgacagagctgggacttgaggcCAAGATGCCTGACTCCCAGTTGAGTGCTCTTTCCagcgggggtgggaggtgggctcTGAATCAGGTTTCGCTCCCCCCGCCGCCCCCAAGCCTCTTCCTGGCAGACCCTGTGTCAGAGGTTTCATTCCATCTGACCCCTTCCATGAGAGCTCTGCTTTAAGCTTAATAGTTTAATCTTTAGTGTCCGTTTCAAGGAGGCTAAATTCCTCTCTggggtattttatttttagccaGCTTCAGGAAGGGGAAGCTCCTCTGgcctgtggggggagggagaCACCATGCTGGGAGCTGGTTTCCTGAGGAAGGGCCGCCGCCGACCATGCACCTGACCCTGGCCCTGGGAGGAGAGCTCGTGAAGCAGGCAGGAGCCACCCCATGCttgtctttcctcctccctgtgGAGTGCCTGTGGTGTGCTGTAGTGtgccgggggaggggggtgggggggtggagtgCAGTCTGATGAGTATCCAAGGCCAGAGAGGAGGCCCTCCCACATCCGGGCCCACGGGGAGGGCTGGGAAGCCCCAGGAGCCAGAGGAATTTGAGAGAAGCCTGGGGGACTGCTGGAAGGGGCTAGGAGCTCAGCCAGGCTGGGGAAAGGGCAGCCTGGTGGGAGAATCCCTGTGCAAAGGCTGGGCCACACTGAGGGCACTGGTGCGGCCGGAGCTCCTAGGAAGGCAGGAAGCTGACACATCCAGGATTTGAACTGGGACAGGTGGGATCACTGGCTTTTTTAGAAACACCTGTTGGATCAGAGAGCGTGGCTGTGAACCTGGGAACCAGTGTTAGCATTCATTCCAGCCAGTTTTCTCAAACATGTTAGCTGTCACAGAGCTCTTCTTTCAAATGAGATCTTCTGCGGAATTCCAGTGTACAAATCAGACACGAGCTGTATTTTAATCAGTataaatttaagtatttaaatatctAACATTTAGCTAATCAAGAACAATGACCTGTTGTGATAGACACAGTCATTTTGCATCAGGGCTGGTAGGTGGTAGCAGCTGTCTGACATCGGCCTTGGCacctaatttatttttgtgtgttgccTTGTTTTTGccgaatatatatatttttaaaaaccaaaacacttcATTTACATGGCCAAGCCATTACAAATGGTGACAGTTGTTTAACACCTCACTGTACAGTCTCAAATTCTATGCAAAATTAATTATACCTTGGCAACAAAGTCAGTGAGCCTACTGAATGTGTTGCAGGGATAGATTACATTTGGGTAGATaagtctttaaaaatcagttttcaaaGAAGCAGAATCTTTATTTTTTGCAATTTTGGATCcaatttttgaggaacttctgaAGGACATGCTGAGCATAATTTGAGAACCACTAAGGAAATCCAACCTCCCTGTTtcacagatgggaagactgaggctaGCAAGGGGGCAAGGCTTATTACCAGGATCCCACAGGGAGATGGAGGAGATGGTCAGATACACAGAGGATGTCATTGCTCCCTGTCATTACAAGTGTGTCCTGTTCCCGAGGCAGGAATAGAAAGACATCAGGGACAGACACACCCAAAACTGGCCAAGCCTTTGctgagtgtgtgtctgtctgttgtCTGTCTGTGCAGCATTGAGCCAGCAGTGCTAATgttcccttctcctcctgcagCGATGCTCTCCTAGCCAGCCGCCACGGGATGGAGGGCTTCATGGACTCAGGGACACAGACGGATGCCGTGGTGGTGCTGTCCTTGGCTCAGGCCGCTGTGCTGGGCCTGGTCTCAGAAAATGAGCTCTTTGGAGCTACCATAAGCGCCGAAGCCTTCTACCCAGACCTGGGGCCGGAGCTGTCTGGGGCAGCCCTCGGGGagcctgggcctccggggcctgACGTCTACCAGCTGGCCTGCAACGGGCGGGCCCTGGAGGAGCCAGCAgaggaggaggtgctggaggTGGAGGCAGCCTTTGAGAAGCACACCCGGCGGAAGACACGGCCCCCCGTGCGGCTGGTGCCCAAGGTCAAGTGTGagaaagtggaggaggaggaggagcaggaggtcTTCGAGGTGTCCGTGCCTGGTGATGACAAGGATGCAGGTCCAGCAGAGGCCCTGGCTGAGGTGGCCAGTGGCGGCTGTGAAGCCCTGGTGCAGAGCAGCGCCGTCAAGATGATCGACCTCAGCGTCTTCAGCCGCAAGCCCCGGACGCTGCGGCACCTGCCCCGAACCCCGAGGCCAGAGCTGGACGTAGCCCCTTATGACCCCCACTTCCCTGACCCGGCCCGGGATGGCTTCCCTGAGCCCAGCATGGCACTGCCCGGGCCGGAGGCCTTGCCCGCAGAGTGTGGTTTTGAGCCGCCCCACTTGGCCCCGCTGAGCGACCCCGAGGCCCCCACCATGGAGTCCCCGGAGCCCGTGAAGCCGGAGCAGGGCTTTGTGTGGCAGGAGGCAGGCGAGTTCGAGGCGGACGCGGCTGGCTCAACGGTGGAACGCCACAAGAAGGCCCAACTGGACCGGCTGGACATCAACGTGCAGATCGACGACTCGTACCTGGTGGAGGCGGGTGACCGGCAGAAGCGCTGGCAGTGCCGCATGTGTGAGAAGTCCTACACGTCCAAGTACAACCTGGTGACGCACATCCTGGGCCACAACGGCATCAAGCCGCACTCGTGCCCGCACTGCAGCAAGCTCTTCAAGCAGCCCAGCCACTTGCAGACGCACCTGCTGACGCACCAGGGCACCCGGCCCCACAAGTGCCAGGTGTGCCAGAAGGCCTTCACTCAGACCAGCCACCTCAAGCGCCACATGCTGCTGCACTCAGAGGTCAAGCCCTACAGCTGCCACTTCTGTGGCCGCGGCTTTGCCTACCCCAGCGAGCTCAAGGCCCACGAAGTGAAGCACGAGAGCGGCCGCTGCCACGTCTGCGTCGAGTGTGGCCTGGACTTCTCCACCCTGACCCAGCTCAAGCGCCACCTGGCCTCCCACCAGGGCCCCACCCTCTACCAGTGCCTCGAGTGCGACAAGTCCTTCCACTACCGCAGCCAGCTGCAGAACCACATGCTCAAGCACCAGAACGTGCGGCCCTTCGTGTGCACGGAGTGCGGCATGGAGTTCAGCCAGATTCACCACCTCAAGCAGCACTCGCTCACCCACAAGGTGAGGCCGCCTCCCCTGCAAGGCCTGGCCCCTgaggcctcctctccctcctctctacctcccctccccctcccccaggggcttTGCCCCCAGCCTGAGgctctgccctctcctgcctTGCTTTCATCCAGTGCTTCCCAAAGTGCTGGATGAGATCATTTAGGTGGTgaacatttcttcttcttatagttatttttattttgatgaatattagaaaaaatgtcattgaaattagttttttaaatagtaaaactttatttaaaaactttaaaaattgactGTTTGAGGAACCCCTGCAGGACCCAGGGAGCACAGTTGGAGAATCACTGATTCTCTGTTTTATGGCTGGGAGGACCAAGGCCAGGACGCCACAAGGACGGGGAGGAGATGGTCAGAAGTACAGAGGGCTTCCTTTGCTCCTCGTGGTTACAGAAGCATATCACAACCTGTGTGACTTCCTTTTAGGGGaaagctaaaaatatttcattttaaaaggagatagatgtaaggaaaaatatttgttatGGAAAAGCACAGTTGGTTCTAGAATATGATGAAATGAGGCAAAGTGGTTTGTGGTTTGTGAAGACGGAAGATACAGCCACACTGTTCCTATCCACTATGTCCCCAGGCATAACCTGGACCTCTCCtaccttcctcttccctccttaaGGCCGCTGGCCACCCTGCCTTTCAGTCAACGCCACCTTCCTTTGAGAGGCCCTTACTTCCAGGCAGGGGGACTGAGTTCTCTCAGGTCCTATAGTCCCATTCTGGCACTTGGCCGTCCATAGTTGCAGCCCCAAATCCAACCAACTTCACACTTTGAAGATGAAAGTGCACAGAGCTTCCTCTCTCCGTAACGGCAGCCTTAGAGATACTGCAGGACAATCTTGTGTCCTCATCTCTCACAGTGGACACGACAGTGAGTGGGGGAGCAACAGCCTGCCAGGCCGAGAGTCCAgccttccccagcccaggggacTGTTTCTGCTAGAGCGGAGATGGTTTGTAGGTTTCATTGCAGATGTGCCTCCATTCAATTGGTGTCACTACCTAGAGTGTAATGTTAAGAAGGATTCTGAAGCCGAACCTGGGCTGGGCTATAAAACTAGATGATTGATTATTTATGCCTGCAGGGGGTGAGAGTGGAGAGTGATAAGTATATGTGCTATATATTTGCCATCTTTCTCCTCTACTAGGAGACTTTAAAATCCCCACAAGTCCACAGagtgttaaaagataaataatactgtgaagaaaaaggggaaagcaaaaatcaaaggctaatagacacaacattgctaaatgactattactcaataaaaaaaagttaaaaaaatcaaaggctaataaaattgaaaacattccCATTAGCAGCCTAAATTTGTAGGATGCGCACATCATGCACTTATATAGAGAGCTCCCAAAGGCAGGGCCCCCTGGTGGTCATACATGTCATCTTCGCTGTGTCAAGCAAGCATACAAGACAGGAGACAGCCCCTGTCAGCTAAGAGAAATAGAATCAGGAACCATtacattataaaacaaaactttaccAATCAAGCGGTTGGGACAGCAGCTGTGACCACAGAAATGTGTCTGTTCCACTGGGATTCTACTAAATTACTAGGTTTCTAGGAAAGAGTTCAGCTCCCGACTTTGGTTCTCACATTCCTCCCCAGACAATACACTGGGTCTCCTGTGCACACAGCACCTTGTCCTGCTCTGGGGGTCACCTCCAGACCATGGTAAAGCATGTTGATCATTCAAACCAGAGGGTTTTCCCttggaatgttttttttttttttaagggggaggtaattgggtttatttatttttggaggaggtgctggggattgaacccaggaccttgtgcatgctaagcatgcgctctaccatgtaagctataccctcctcccgtCCCTTGGAATCTCTGTCTCCTGGGGCTGAGTTCCCCTAAGTTCATCATTGATAAGAATCACCGGGGGAACCTGTTGGGATTAAAAATCCCTGAGCTTGCTGAATCAGAATTTCCAGGCAGGGGCCTGAGAGGCTGTATGTTCAATAAGAACTACAGTTGGTTCTTAATCACCAGGGAAGCTTGGAATGCACTCTCGGAGGTCAGTGGATGGGCTTCCAATTTCGAGAACTCTTTAAATTCTACACAGATCTTTGTGTTTGCCATTTTTCCTGGGGTTCCTATACCTTTAGTCATACTCTCAAAGGGGCCTGTGAACCAAAAAGACCACCGAGAAACAGCACTGAGGTGAAAAACATGTACATACATCTTAATCCAAGGAAGCCATCCAGACCACCAGGCTCTGGATGTGTCTTCTTGACCACAGGCACTTGGTGCCTGGTAGGATGCCGGTCTGTAGCAGGTGCCTGGTATAtggttgctgaatgaatgaatgagcaaacgAACACGTTTGCCTTGGTGTGCTGGTACAGACCTACagaaggctcttttttttttttttaagttttgttgttgtttggtggGGGAGcggtagttagatttatttatttttagaggaggcactgggggttgatcccaggaccttgtgcatgctaagcatgtgctctaccacttgagctgtaccctcccccgagACCTACAGGTTTACCTACCCTGACAGGCAGGAGACAACAGGTGTGTGGATTTGAACAATACGACCCAGCCAATCTCTGCCTATCACTGGAAGGCTTCCCGGAGTCAGTGGTTCTGCCCCAGCCACTCCAGTGGTTTCAAACAAGTGGCACCTGTTTGGAACGTCCCCAGGAAGTCCTTTCCTAGAAGTGTGCGCACGCTCTGACGCTGTGGTCCCTGCGCACACACTTGGAGAGCCTGTGTCCATTGTGTGGCCCTGACCATCGCTCCCACCCACTACAGGGTGTGAAGGAGTTCAAGTGCGAGGTGTGCGGCCGGGAGTTCACCCTGCAGGCGAACATGAAGCGGCACATGCTGATCCACACCAGCGTTCGGCCCTACCAGTGCCACATCTGCTTCAAGACCTTCGTGCAGAAGCAGACCCTCAAGACCCACATGATTGTACACTCGCCCGTGAAGCCATTCAAATGCAAGGTACCAGGCCCTCGGACCTCGAGGCAGGACTTGCCCACGGGTGGCCCGGGCTCAGCATGATGGCAGCAGCAGAGACCCAGTGTGGGCAAGGGAGCCCTGTTTGGGTGAAACTGCCTGGGCTCTGGGGGTTGGGTGGGCGATGGGGGTTCCATTGTACAAGCTACTGCTGTTGTTTTTTGAGGGTTGGAGGAGGGGATGAAGGTCACAGTGCAGCCACAGGGGAAGAGCCTAGGCCTGGGACTCAGTGCAGTCAGAGATTTGAGCCCTGGGTTTCTGACAACTCCGGCTCAGGGAATGTGGGGCAGACCCACAGGAACAGTGACCAGCAAGGAGTGGCTTAGTCCTCTGCCTCTTGGGGTTACATAGAGAAGACAAAGTGAGTACTGTCCACAGCAGATGGGAttccagcccagccctggaggTGGGAGTGGCTGGGGGTCTGGGGAAGGCGGGCTCCCCAGGCTGGTGAGGCTGGGTTGGTGTGTTCCAGGTGTGTGGGAAGTCCTTCAACCGCATGTACAACCTGCTGGGCCATATGCACCTGCACGCGGGCAGCAAACCCTTCAAGTGCCCCTACTGCTCCAGCAAGTTTAACCTCAAGGGCAATCTGAGCCGGCACATGAAGGTCAAGCATGGCGTCATGGACATCGGCCTGGACAGCCAAGGTGGGTGGGCCACACACAGTGGACGGAACAGGAGTGGTACTGTCATGGCACACTCAGGAGCCTCCTGTCCAGTTAGGGGCGTGGGGAGGCTGGCCAGGCCTGAGGCCTCGTTGGGGTGGGCTCAGGTCTGGAGAGGGGGCACCCTGGAGGGCCACCATGGTGATAATGATGAGATATTTATGTGCTCTTCAAAGGACTTACGTGGGCTCacataaacaataataaaaataatatttgttgagtgctgTGTGCCAAGCCTTTATTAACTCACATGACCCTCACAGGGAGGTTGGCTctgttatcaccattttacagatgcagacacTGAAGGacagagaagttaggtaactCATACAAGATCATTGCtgagatgacatttaaaaaataaatcgatgggaa
Coding sequences within:
- the ZNF710 gene encoding zinc finger protein 710 isoform X1, coding for MKGYSPSARERQVLASDSACARASSDALLASRHGMEGFMDSGTQTDAVVVLSLAQAAVLGLVSENELFGATISAEAFYPDLGPELSGAALGEPGPPGPDVYQLACNGRALEEPAEEEVLEVEAAFEKHTRRKTRPPVRLVPKVKCEKVEEEEEQEVFEVSVPGDDKDAGPAEALAEVASGGCEALVQSSAVKMIDLSVFSRKPRTLRHLPRTPRPELDVAPYDPHFPDPARDGFPEPSMALPGPEALPAECGFEPPHLAPLSDPEAPTMESPEPVKPEQGFVWQEAGEFEADAAGSTVERHKKAQLDRLDINVQIDDSYLVEAGDRQKRWQCRMCEKSYTSKYNLVTHILGHNGIKPHSCPHCSKLFKQPSHLQTHLLTHQGTRPHKCQVCQKAFTQTSHLKRHMLLHSEVKPYSCHFCGRGFAYPSELKAHEVKHESGRCHVCVECGLDFSTLTQLKRHLASHQGPTLYQCLECDKSFHYRSQLQNHMLKHQNVRPFVCTECGMEFSQIHHLKQHSLTHKGVKEFKCEVCGREFTLQANMKRHMLIHTSVRPYQCHICFKTFVQKQTLKTHMIVHSPVKPFKCKVCGKSFNRMYNLLGHMHLHAGSKPFKCPYCSSKFNLKGNLSRHMKVKHGVMDIGLDSQDPMMELTGPDPSELDSQQEMEDFEENAYAYAGVDSSAEASVLTEQAMKEMAYYNVL
- the ZNF710 gene encoding zinc finger protein 710 isoform X4, yielding MKGYSPSARERQVLASDSACARASSDALLASRHGMEGFMDSGTQTDAVVVLSLAQAAVLGLVSENELFGATISAEAFYPDLGPELSGAALGEPGPPGPDVYQLACNGRALEEPAEEEVLEVEAAFEKHTRRKTRPPVRLVPKVKCEKVEEEEEQEVFEVSVPGDDKDAGPAEALAEVASGGCEALVQSSAVKMIDLSVFSRKPRTLRHLPRTPRPELDVAPYDPHFPDPARDGFPEPSMALPGPEALPAECGFEPPHLAPLSDPEAPTMESPEPVKPEQGFVWQEAGEFEADAAGSTVERHKKAQLDRLDINVQIDDSYLVEAGDRQKRWQCRMCEKSYTSKYNLVTHILGHNGIKPHSCPHCSKLFKQPSHLQTHLLTHQGTRPHKCQVCQKAFTQTSHLKRHMLLHSEVKPYSCHFCGRGFAYPSELKAHEVKHESGRCHVCVECGLDFSTLTQLKRHLASHQGPTLYQCLECDKSFHYRSQLQNHMLKHQNVRPFVCTECGMEFSQIHHLKQHSLTHKGVKEFKCEVCGREFTLQANMKRHMLIHTSVRPYQCHICFKTFVQKQTLKTHMIVHSPVKPFKCKTP
- the ZNF710 gene encoding zinc finger protein 710 isoform X2, which gives rise to MNTLSKHSDALLASRHGMEGFMDSGTQTDAVVVLSLAQAAVLGLVSENELFGATISAEAFYPDLGPELSGAALGEPGPPGPDVYQLACNGRALEEPAEEEVLEVEAAFEKHTRRKTRPPVRLVPKVKCEKVEEEEEQEVFEVSVPGDDKDAGPAEALAEVASGGCEALVQSSAVKMIDLSVFSRKPRTLRHLPRTPRPELDVAPYDPHFPDPARDGFPEPSMALPGPEALPAECGFEPPHLAPLSDPEAPTMESPEPVKPEQGFVWQEAGEFEADAAGSTVERHKKAQLDRLDINVQIDDSYLVEAGDRQKRWQCRMCEKSYTSKYNLVTHILGHNGIKPHSCPHCSKLFKQPSHLQTHLLTHQGTRPHKCQVCQKAFTQTSHLKRHMLLHSEVKPYSCHFCGRGFAYPSELKAHEVKHESGRCHVCVECGLDFSTLTQLKRHLASHQGPTLYQCLECDKSFHYRSQLQNHMLKHQNVRPFVCTECGMEFSQIHHLKQHSLTHKGVKEFKCEVCGREFTLQANMKRHMLIHTSVRPYQCHICFKTFVQKQTLKTHMIVHSPVKPFKCKVCGKSFNRMYNLLGHMHLHAGSKPFKCPYCSSKFNLKGNLSRHMKVKHGVMDIGLDSQDPMMELTGPDPSELDSQQEMEDFEENAYAYAGVDSSAEASVLTEQAMKEMAYYNVL
- the ZNF710 gene encoding zinc finger protein 710 isoform X3 yields the protein MEGFMDSGTQTDAVVVLSLAQAAVLGLVSENELFGATISAEAFYPDLGPELSGAALGEPGPPGPDVYQLACNGRALEEPAEEEVLEVEAAFEKHTRRKTRPPVRLVPKVKCEKVEEEEEQEVFEVSVPGDDKDAGPAEALAEVASGGCEALVQSSAVKMIDLSVFSRKPRTLRHLPRTPRPELDVAPYDPHFPDPARDGFPEPSMALPGPEALPAECGFEPPHLAPLSDPEAPTMESPEPVKPEQGFVWQEAGEFEADAAGSTVERHKKAQLDRLDINVQIDDSYLVEAGDRQKRWQCRMCEKSYTSKYNLVTHILGHNGIKPHSCPHCSKLFKQPSHLQTHLLTHQGTRPHKCQVCQKAFTQTSHLKRHMLLHSEVKPYSCHFCGRGFAYPSELKAHEVKHESGRCHVCVECGLDFSTLTQLKRHLASHQGPTLYQCLECDKSFHYRSQLQNHMLKHQNVRPFVCTECGMEFSQIHHLKQHSLTHKGVKEFKCEVCGREFTLQANMKRHMLIHTSVRPYQCHICFKTFVQKQTLKTHMIVHSPVKPFKCKVCGKSFNRMYNLLGHMHLHAGSKPFKCPYCSSKFNLKGNLSRHMKVKHGVMDIGLDSQDPMMELTGPDPSELDSQQEMEDFEENAYAYAGVDSSAEASVLTEQAMKEMAYYNVL